One part of the Campylobacteraceae bacterium genome encodes these proteins:
- a CDS encoding phosphoribosyltransferase codes for MEKYYYSYDEFREDTQILADKCRTFNPDVILGVARGGLTLCHLIAQAYDIRHAFSINSIHYNGTQKLDTFEIFNIPDMSKSKRVLIVDDIVDSGETMREIIKVLCHKFPDTEFKLATIFYKPSAVIQPDFAVKEATKWIDFFWEVDIK; via the coding sequence ATAGAAAAATATTATTATTCATACGATGAATTTAGAGAAGACACTCAAATCTTAGCAGATAAATGTAGAACGTTTAATCCTGATGTAATTTTAGGAGTAGCAAGAGGTGGTTTAACCTTATGTCATCTTATAGCTCAAGCCTATGATATAAGACATGCTTTTAGTATTAATTCAATTCATTATAATGGAACACAAAAACTAGATACTTTTGAAATCTTTAATATCCCAGATATGAGCAAGAGTAAAAGAGTATTAATTGTTGATGATATTGTAGATTCAGGTGAAACAATGAGAGAAATAATTAAAGTTCTTTGCCATAAATTCCCTGATACTGAATTTAAGTTAGCGACTATATTCTACAAACCAAGTGCCGTTATACAGCCTGACTTTGCTGTTAAAGAAGCTACAAAATGGATTGACTTTTTCTGGGAAGTTGATATAAAATAA
- a CDS encoding NCS2 family permease, with translation MSLFKLNTHGTNVKTEFTAGFTTFLTMMYIVPVNGFILSDAGLPMGAVITATAIITILATLFSGLWSNTPVAMSVGMGLNAYFTYGLVLGMKIPWETALGIVFISGALFTILSFTNFRVWIMTSIPMDLRRAISAGIGTFIAFIGLKNMGMIVDNPVTLVQLGDFSDSNVLLGALGLVLAFSFYAYKLKGAFIFSIGITSVVAWTLGLSAVPTEFFALPASIAPIAMKLDIVSAFTLALFPVIITFLITDMFDTLGTLTGIGTRANLFQENDKNDKSLQKTLEADAFATVGGSLLGVSTTTSFIESASGVEAGGRTGLTAVFTAMFFVATLFMLPLFKAIPGNAIFPVLVVVGVLMFTELGKINFEKAGFATGAAAFFIVLLMPLTFSITNGIAAGFMVYTIIKVARKEFSDLNIGILAITAISCLVFVLQG, from the coding sequence ATGAGTCTTTTTAAACTTAACACACACGGTACGAACGTGAAAACAGAGTTTACAGCCGGTTTTACCACATTTTTAACCATGATGTACATTGTTCCTGTAAATGGATTTATTCTTTCCGATGCAGGTTTACCTATGGGTGCAGTTATTACTGCAACAGCAATTATTACTATTCTTGCAACATTATTTTCAGGTCTTTGGTCTAATACACCCGTTGCAATGAGTGTTGGTATGGGTCTTAATGCTTACTTTACTTATGGTTTGGTTCTTGGAATGAAAATTCCTTGGGAAACTGCTTTAGGAATTGTATTTATTTCGGGTGCATTGTTTACCATCTTGTCCTTTACTAACTTTAGAGTTTGGATAATGACTTCTATTCCTATGGATTTAAGACGAGCAATTTCTGCTGGTATTGGTACGTTTATAGCTTTTATTGGGTTAAAGAACATGGGTATGATTGTTGATAATCCTGTTACTTTAGTACAATTAGGTGATTTTTCGGACTCAAATGTATTATTAGGTGCTCTTGGTTTGGTTTTGGCATTTTCTTTTTATGCTTATAAATTAAAAGGTGCGTTTATTTTCTCAATAGGAATTACTTCTGTTGTTGCTTGGACTCTTGGTTTATCTGCTGTACCAACTGAGTTCTTTGCTCTTCCTGCTTCAATAGCTCCTATTGCTATGAAACTGGATATTGTGAGTGCGTTTACTTTGGCTTTATTCCCTGTTATTATTACTTTTTTAATTACAGATATGTTTGATACTTTAGGTACTCTAACTGGTATTGGAACAAGAGCTAACTTATTTCAAGAAAATGACAAAAATGATAAATCATTACAAAAAACGCTAGAAGCAGATGCATTTGCAACTGTTGGTGGAAGTTTATTGGGTGTTTCAACAACTACGTCATTTATTGAAAGTGCTTCTGGTGTAGAAGCTGGTGGACGAACAGGTTTAACAGCTGTTTTTACTGCAATGTTTTTTGTAGCTACTTTATTTATGTTGCCTTTATTTAAAGCAATTCCTGGAAATGCAATTTTCCCTGTACTTGTAGTTGTTGGAGTTCTTATGTTTACAGAACTTGGAAAAATTAATTTTGAAAAAGCTGGTTTTGCTACAGGTGCAGCTGCTTTTTTTATTGTTTTATTAATGCCTCTTACTTTTTCAATTACTAATGGAATTGCGGCTGGTTTTATGGTTTATACGATTATTAAAGTTGCTAGAAAAGAATTCAGCGATTTAAATATTGGAATTTTAGCAATTACAGCGATTTCTTGTTTAGTTTTCGTACTACAAGGATAA